The genomic stretch ATGTATAAAAGCGGCGAGCGTGTGCACGACCAACAGCAGATCAAAACCGCGGTTGAAACCGCCAACTGTATCGCGAGGAAGGAACCGGTAGTTGGCTCCTGTAGCCTTCATCGAGCGTTGTCTACTTGATACTTCTTTGTCTGCTTATACTTCAGAGCTGATTATTTTACGGTTAAACAAACGAAACAGGTGCTCGAGGGCGCAACACGATGATCAAGCTCGCGGTAAGTTCACCGTAGGGTGGATCTTCAGTATCGTTAGAATCTTGTGCCCTTTTTTCGATTTGGATAGTAACGGATAgtactttgtttttttttttttttttttttttagaagtttTTCTACCATGGAAGAATTCCTGGTAGTAGAGAATTTTTGCTAAATTTATCCTAATCTAAGCTTTTCTGAATTATTCACACGAGCATAGCAATTTTCACGATTGTTAATCTTGCATTTCGATACACTCGCGTTGCACCGGAGAAAATATCTTCTTAATATTATCGATAGGTAAGCAAGAAAATTCTCCCGATAGTATTCAGTTCAGTTTGGAAGAATTACtgttatatattgtaattgttAATTAGAAGTTGCAACAAATTGACACATTGCAAATTACCAGATCGCTTTAGACAAATTTCACGCAATCGAGTTTCTATATGCAAATATCGTCATTTCATACAGTAATACTGCAGAAAGACGTTTGCAACAACCTGAATTCACTGAAATTTCTCTCGATTTCGAAACTCTTGAAAACTCTGCATGTTTGTAGTAGCATTCTAAGACGCCGGTACTAATTGAATTGCCTTTTTTTGCAGGCCGTCTTTGTGGTTGCCTCGTTGCTCCACTTGGCTTCAGCAGGAGGACAGCACGGTGGACAGTAAGTTTGTTTTATCCCTATAGAAAATAGCGTACACGAACGTTAGATCGTTCTATAGTCACGCGGAAATACATGCGTCTATAAATCACTATAAATTGGAATACGTTTAACGAACCGTGACTCGACCCACGCGTATCGACTTTCTCCACGGTTCTTTGCTTATCGACGGTCAATTTTCCTCGACAACCAACAAACGTAAAAGAGACTGGTCGAACGAATTCATTCTTTCCCATTGAACGACTCAGGAAGTCGATGTTTCCGAGCTATTACTCGCATAATCGTCCGTATCGAGGCGACATTCGAATTAGCAGTTTGCGACTGAGACTAATTGAATAGTAGCTAGTTTctgaacaaatattttgatatttacttcattttgtaaaattacggTATAACTGATTAAAacgtattttacatttgacTCTGGTAAATGCTCTTAATTAAGAATAACAAAGACAAAGAATGAACGCGTCCGTGATGTTCGTCTTACTGGAACCGTTTATTTTTACCGAATCACTCGGGCTAGTTTGTAGAAACTAACCATTTTCTTGATTCCATGACACGAGAAGACTCTGAAATTCTCCTTAATGGACTTTTAATAACATCGCTTTAACCATCAGTTTAAAAAATCTTCCTGGAACCATCAGGATCAAGAAATTGGAAACCGACGTCGCTTTCCATAAAGATCCACCATTTCTACTGAAAGAATATAAATCTTAGTCATTTAAACGATACCGCCAAATAATTCTTTTGAAGCCACTATTAAGCGCAAAGAATGGAAAACCATCGCTTTCGTTAAAATCTGCCATTAAAAAGAATACGAACAGACAAAACGATACAAATCTAATCATCCTAAAAACATTTTCAGCGACCATGTGGTAATTCACGTGCCCTACAAGATCAAGACGATCCATCACACGCACACCATCACGAAACACATCCACCATGGCGGTGGAGGTGGTGACAAGTACGAGGTTCTAGGCTACACCGTGGGTCATCCGATAGATTTGGGAGGTCACGGCGGCGGTGGTGGTTACGGTGGTGATATCGGAGGCGGCCACGATTTGGGCGGCGGTGGCGACTTCGGTGGTGGCCACGTCGAATACAGCAGCGGTGGCGGCGGTGGAGGTGGTGGTCACATCGAATATAGCGGTGGCGACATTGGCGGAGGATACGGTGGCGGTGGATTCGGTGGCGGCCATGGAGGAGGTCTCGGAGGTGGATACGGAGGAGGTGGTCTCAGTGGTGGAGGCCACGAAGACTGGGGCGGCCATTAACCAGTGGCTCGCGCTAATTTTGGGAGGAATACGGTAGTTTTCTTTGCAAAAGTTCGATTGGTTGTTCGAAACGCGCTTTCGactcgaattttattttatttgctacTTGGTTAGGATACGagtatcttttcttttattttatctcatttgagagaagaagaaaatcaatttgttAAGTCTTTTTAAGCTTTAGTCAGTTACCGGGTATTGGTGacgtatttataattttctaaaatgtgaaatatgtTCGATTTGAAAGGAAGCTTCCGTTTTCGAGAAGCTTCTGTTAGAAAGtatgaaatatcgaagaattcGAGTCACCGCGTTTCAAAAAACCATCAAGCATCCCCCCATCGCACGACACTTTCACCTCTTCACGTTTAAGGGAGATAGTTCTGAAGAGATAGATATTTCTTCCGAGAGATTTTATGTCTATTATTActgttatttttgtttcttgacTGGTGTTCTTCGGGGAGTGCTGATCGACACTTTATCGCCCTGCCTCTTACCTCTCGTCCTAGTCCTCATCAATCTGTTGTCACATCGTTCGTactattaatgtaaatatttgttactcgtttatttgtttgtaatattGTTTTGTCTATTGTCTACTGCGGCACGAATGATCTATGTATAGTTACGTCGCgagaaagttaattaaattgcGTGTGTACCTGAAACATCGCTATCCTTTTATTTCCTGtgttacttattatttattacaactaTACAACGACCGAAACTTACAAACAGAAATTAGAACAAACATCCGAAAACCACGTATCTACAAAATCACATTACACATACATGCGTCTGCACATTTAACAGAATACCGTCCCAACGTTCTATGATTTACTATCGTTTTTCGTTCCTCGACTGGAACTCGTCGGTGTTTTATGGATCCTTTTCCTAGATCTTCGACGATGATCGCGTTTATCCCTGGTATTCTCGTATTCTACATCATCCACCAAATATCTACCAGCGTCCGTTTTGGTTTCGAACTCCTCTTTAAACCCATCGTTCTCGACATCACCCTGTTCTTCGTGCTGATCATCGTGGAACTTGTGCGTCTGACCAGATCGAACGTGTCCAGTTACCGTTTCTAAACCCTTTTTGTATCCCTCTTCGTAATTATAACTGAGAGACTCGGTATTTGGAGGTATATCATTCACGTCCTCGTGAACCGCGTAAGTATCTTCGCCATGATCCTTCAAGTCATTATCTTCCACGTAAGACGGCGGATGATAAGAGTCCTTGTGATGGTCGTACACAGGAAAATACTTTTGTCTGTCTCGTTTGTGATTCTTCGGCCATTTCTCGTTCAATTGCTCTTCGTGATCCTTGTGATGGTTCTCGTGATCAAGTTCCTCCTCGTGCTCGTCCTTCAAATCGTGATGACGCCCGTACTTCCACGAACTCCAACTCGCGTGGTGAGTCCTGTGATTCTTGTGAGTTTTCGGCTTCTTCGGCGTTGGCACGTGAACATGGAAGAGAACGGTCCTCGTGTGCGTGTGGTGGTTGATCAGATCTGGCACGAGAATCTTCAGGTGTACACTGCAAATAAGCGAAAGGGAATGAGCGCGACTGCTGTGAAAACGAGAGTGCAAGCCTCGTGAACAGACGCTCGTCTTCGTCAGAGAAAGCAGGGTACGCTGACTGTGCGATTGTTCGATCTCGAACATTCAACAATCTTAGTAAATCTTTTGCTGCGGTTTTCATAGTTACTTACTGCTTGGAGTATACTTCGTAGATCGCGATTTGGTTTAGTAGAAGGAGGCATAGGTATTTGAAGATCTGctggagaaagaagaaacagcgAATAATGTTATTAAGACGTAAAAATTGCAATGCTGTTATGTGAATTATGTAAATCTTCTTTTGTAGAATGAAGAATATTTAAGACATAGGATATTtggaatatagaatatagaatatagaatatatatttgaaaaatagaatatagaacaaaatgaatgACAGTATTCCACGGTGACACGTTATTCGAAAGAAGCAAATACAGAACTATAAAATTCGGTggtaattttatcaaaaattttcaaaattctaacACCAAATATTCGCACAGAATTCTATATACAACACCACTGTAATCACTAATTCTTTCATTACCATGGTTTCTATCAAAGAGGATAAGCGTCGAACGTCAGGATCAACGTTTCAACATCGTTTGACGTCGTAGAGAATGCTCCTCTTTTATATCCCACCCTCTATCGTAACGAGTACAGTGGAACCGCAAAATTGTCATCGAAATTTCACGGACCATCGAGTACTTTCGCCGTCTAGTTGAGATATGCTCCGTCTGCCAATCCGCTTCGAATGACACGCCCTGGAAAAACGTGACCGTGGAAGTTCATTGCCACGCCGGTAATCCGTTGTTGCTTAAGAAACGCGGTCACTGATGCCTGTGATTGCACCGCTGTCgcttctttatctttttccttatttattagttatttatgaaagatatacattaatgaaagaaatagCGAAGAAACATGTTTTTGGAAATAAACTTCTTTATTGATTCTTCATAAATTCTTTATCCTATTATGAATTCTTCGACATTTTTCCTTTGTTGACATAAAAAGTGACCTTATCTTCTTCGAATATTTAGTTTCTAattctttgtatattttctcttATTGTGTACAAAGAAATTTGCGAGCTTTTAAcgtgaaaatttacaaaatttgttcCTAGCTTAACTTCGTTAAAGACCTAatcatttgttatttaaataatctcgTTACACATAGAATACTGTTTGAATATGACTTGTAGACTTTATTAACTACTCGTTgggttataatttatatctatttgtattatattatatattatattatccgCTTATTTCTAATAATGTTTATCGTCTTCTTCTATATCCTCCTTCGTATCTTCGTGATAATGCGGAACGACTTTGTAGATCGTATGCGTGTGCTTTATGTTCTTTATTCGATAGGGGATATGGATGATCACCTTTTTCCTATCACATGAAAACATAAAAGAATTACTATGCATTCTGTCGATATAACTACGCTTGATAAAATAACGTTAATTCAAATACTCACGGCTCAGCTGGTTGTTGCAGCAACACCAACAAAACCAGTAAAGCAACGGCATactaaaacaaaagaatacaaattttacaaatgaaatCCTTCACGAATCAAAACTTAACCCAAACCATTCAGcggtgaaattaatttcattttttacgaATTTCCCAAAGTTTACAAACGATCAGTGCTTATCTTCTCTGAAACTAAATGATTGAACTCGATAGAGTTAATCGGTGTAACTTCTGGCTcggtttctttaaaaaaagaatctacgaaaacaaaatgatGTCTTTTCGTACCAAAAGCTTTGCTCTCATTCTGAGAAAACTCGTCACTTTACACCGCTCGCTTCGAACACGCTTTGAGAAGCAAACACTTTCTGCTCGTGATCGTAACAAATCTAACGTTTATATACATGCAGCTGAAATTAGCGAGGCGAATCAGTCGAAGCATAAAATGTAGCGAGAAACTCCTCCCAACGTGCAGGGATCCCAACCATCGTATTTTAACGTgtatcttttcatttctttgcTTTTCACTAAAAAAGACATCGCTGTTTACACTTGTTATCATGCGAGCCAGCCATGTAACTGGCTGCTATTCCAAAGAATCAACAGGTCTGCGTTTGGCACGCGATACGCATCATGGTGTTTGAAATTCTTGTAATTATGTTGAACGAGCTATGATCGCTGCAATTTCttactaaaattaattttaattacagacTTTATTCCTGTTGTTTTGTCGGTAAACTTATTGCACACACTTTGTAATTGAAACgattaaattagaatttgactgaatttaaaaaagattttttaattgtatgtTAGAGGATGAGAAGATGTGAATTAGGAGAAACTTACCTGTATGACaaattacagtatgacgttattattatcttcAACGAAGtgtagtttaattaaaaaattacagatcaaagcaattataataattttctttttttactagAGAATATCACAGTGCAATAAAATCGTTCTTTtctagaaattaataaacaacaaCTATATTACCATTTGAATCTTATTAACGTTTCTATTCAAATATCGAATCACTGAAGAATCACACGTCACGAAACGCAGCAATAATTGCTTCCAAGAAACCAAATAACTACTCGTCTCCAAGCAAAAAAACCTCTGCGGGTGATCAGAGAGTTTCTAACCGCTCAGAAGTGATGGAAGAACTGACCGCATCTAGGAAACAGCGGAATCTACTGCACTTCCTCCGGCCGCACCCAACCGAGAATCAACTGTTCGAGTCGTACTAGACGCACGTCCAGTTAACGAGCAGAGATCGTTAATAAGGATGGAAAGCAAACACGTAAgaacatacatataatgttattaattgtaattatctcGAGTCTGAATaactgttatatttttatagcacATTTATTACGTTCTCAAACGAACCGTCGTCTCGTGATTCTAACGCTTCGAAATTTCTCCATTAATTGAGAGGAATTTGATTGCttccaaaatatttgaaaatagacGAACGATGTAGATAAATGAACACGGTAAACTTAAAACGTACATTAAGGAAGGAAAATGTAGACATTATACGCTTGACGTGAATGGAGAAACGCGCGAGAACGGCGCGTCATCGCATTAATTATGTATACGAGCTAAACGATTAGCGCACTTAATCGAATGTTTTTCGCGATATTTTTGCGTAAGCAGATACATTAATCTTATCTCGTTTTGGACTTTGCTTTCGAACGTAACGAGTCACGACACAGACGTAGCGTCTATCACGATGTGTATCGCGTGCCGATCTAGCGATTAGATGTCTTAGATAATTAATGCGTtactttcgtttttctaacTTCTCGCGAGCAAAgattattacgatatatcgaagaaatatttgtataaaatattcgaggaTCAACGTACGAAGAAAGTGATTTTAAGTAATCTACGATAGCGATTCATCGTTCCAGCATGACCATGAATTAGGCAAAAACAGTCTCGCTTTCGAACAGGTCACgcataaattatttgaattgaaTGCAACCGTGGCTACACCGTGAAAGAATACGCTATTAAGACTGTTAGAAAAGCTTTTCAacgcgtttaattaatttacatgtaTAGCTCGCCAATTAAAAGTGAAAATTGTTCGTAACATGGAAagtgaaagaaacaaaaccgaatatttacttttacgtAGCGTGTAATTGTTCATGAAATA from Bombus pascuorum chromosome 2, iyBomPasc1.1, whole genome shotgun sequence encodes the following:
- the LOC132904572 gene encoding uncharacterized protein LOC132904572, yielding MIKLAAVFVVASLLHLASAGGQHGGHDHVVIHVPYKIKTIHHTHTITKHIHHGGGGGDKYEVLGYTVGHPIDLGGHGGGGGYGGDIGGGHDLGGGGDFGGGHVEYSSGGGGGGGGHIEYSGGDIGGGYGGGGFGGGHGGGLGGGYGGGGLSGGGHEDWGGH
- the LOC132904561 gene encoding uncharacterized protein LOC132904561 — protein: MQIFKYLCLLLLNQIAIYEVYSKHVHLKILVPDLINHHTHTRTVLFHVHVPTPKKPKTHKNHRTHHASWSSWKYGRHHDLKDEHEEELDHENHHKDHEEQLNEKWPKNHKRDRQKYFPVYDHHKDSYHPPSYVEDNDLKDHGEDTYAVHEDVNDIPPNTESLSYNYEEGYKKGLETVTGHVRSGQTHKFHDDQHEEQGDVENDGFKEEFETKTDAGRYLVDDVEYENTRDKRDHRRRSRKRIHKTPTSSSRGTKNDSKS